In the Desulfovibrio sp. X2 genome, one interval contains:
- a CDS encoding flagellin: MRVSRNMIYDLALSQMNSSLSELTRQNMMNASQKKLNKPSDDPAGQAEVLVLRSTVASIGRYDDNISVAKGWLGLQDSQLSQASTTLSTILEKAEQGATGTLTAEERQDIADEVRQYFGNLVGISNSEYTGQSVFAGHKTDSDAYEECLWADSLDADVPDSSVLAVTGSSDDCILVEFTDDGTVGSGGALTYRYSTNGGDSWTDASLASGATTLSLGGVQLTLAAGTAVTGPNVDEDGTRFVVRPSARYLGDDDNRVEVINYGATGIDTVAEGAFPGNVQVRIDGDSDLAGPISYSYSTDGGTTWTAGNTASNGVFELPGGTLKLTSNGSNLLDAGDSFTVKPAMADIDVTIGKGQDVTINSVGSTIFGGLVRDPITGEDSLADVTGNLFDSVGKLIGALEIGDEDAVGDCIDDLKAAQKVLLSGAAQVGAREDRVTYQSASLSAIKASVETHISNVEDADASTLSVDLAKAQYIYQSVLSSQAKVMQLSLLNYLS; this comes from the coding sequence ATGCGCGTCAGCAGAAACATGATCTACGACCTGGCCCTCAGCCAGATGAATTCGTCCCTGTCGGAGCTCACCCGGCAGAACATGATGAACGCCTCGCAGAAGAAGCTGAACAAGCCCTCGGACGATCCCGCGGGCCAGGCCGAGGTGCTCGTCCTGCGCTCCACCGTCGCCTCCATCGGCCGCTACGACGACAACATCTCCGTGGCCAAGGGCTGGCTCGGCCTGCAGGACAGCCAGCTGAGCCAGGCCTCGACCACGCTCTCCACCATCCTGGAGAAGGCGGAGCAGGGCGCCACCGGCACCCTCACCGCGGAGGAGCGCCAGGACATCGCGGACGAGGTGCGGCAGTACTTCGGGAACCTGGTGGGCATATCCAACAGCGAGTATACGGGGCAGAGCGTCTTCGCGGGCCACAAGACCGACTCCGACGCCTACGAGGAGTGCCTGTGGGCCGACTCCCTGGATGCCGACGTCCCGGATTCCTCCGTGCTCGCGGTCACCGGCTCGAGCGACGACTGCATCCTCGTGGAGTTCACGGACGACGGAACCGTGGGCAGCGGCGGCGCGCTGACCTACCGCTACAGCACGAACGGCGGGGACTCCTGGACCGACGCCAGCCTGGCCTCGGGCGCGACCACGCTCTCCCTGGGCGGCGTGCAGCTGACCCTGGCCGCGGGCACCGCCGTGACCGGCCCCAACGTGGACGAGGACGGCACCCGCTTCGTGGTCCGGCCCTCGGCCCGCTACCTGGGCGACGACGACAACCGCGTCGAGGTCATCAACTACGGGGCCACGGGCATAGACACCGTGGCCGAGGGTGCCTTCCCGGGCAACGTCCAGGTGCGCATAGACGGCGACTCGGACCTGGCCGGGCCCATCTCCTATTCCTACTCCACGGACGGCGGCACCACCTGGACCGCGGGCAACACGGCCTCCAACGGCGTGTTCGAGCTGCCCGGCGGCACCCTGAAGCTGACCTCCAACGGCTCGAACCTGCTCGACGCGGGCGACTCCTTCACGGTCAAGCCCGCCATGGCCGACATCGACGTGACCATCGGCAAGGGCCAGGACGTGACCATCAACAGCGTGGGCAGCACCATCTTCGGGGGCCTCGTGCGCGACCCGATCACGGGCGAGGACTCGCTCGCCGACGTCACCGGCAACCTCTTCGACTCCGTGGGCAAGCTCATCGGCGCCCTGGAGATCGGGGACGAGGACGCCGTGGGCGACTGCATAGACGACCTCAAGGCCGCGCAGAAGGTCCTGCTCTCCGGGGCGGCGCAGGTGGGCGCGCGCGAGGACCGCGTGACGTACCAGAGCGCCTCGCTCTCGGCCATCAAGGCCAGCGTGGAGACGCACATCTCGAACGTGGAGGACGCAGACGCCTCGACGCTCTCCGTGGACCTGGCCAAGGCGCAGTACATCTACCAGTCCGTGCTCTCGAGCCAGGCCAAGGTGATGCAGCTCTCGCTGCTCAACTATCTTTCTTAA
- the flgK gene encoding flagellar hook-associated protein FlgK, with protein sequence MDNLLSIARNALMNSQYAITVHGNNISNESVDGYRVRTVNYSELPSVSTSKGQVGTGATIGSVTRHLNQYLEAQYLKENSQASGWQTRYDALSQVESRFVEDDTYGTSALLDDFWNSWADLSDDPTLTANRTALLTTSETLTTRLNDLSADLATQQQELDQQIAQEVGETNDIIDQLATVNKQIAASPDSDDLLDSRDSLLRQLSEKVDVQVMYRSDGEVYVTTGAGQSLVDGATAYRFEIQAPHAAEALTQDSDFAGQINFEGSSPYEYTVEVVDGGTASGGSGAAAFRVSVDGGSTWLTNDDGTEKLFTAGAEDDSVDIGGVTVWFSQSGDPDSAETSSLSAGDRFTILPKNTLAWETTAGGLVNVTPLDDEGSGNRISGGTLAGLFRARDQVGEYSEDLDSFAKTLIWEVNRQNSQGAGLDPQTSATGIYQAAHTDVPLSQSGLAFADRVTSGAFSLALYDSTTGEPLGTTTVDFSSINPPGISTFDPAQHSLDDVAAAINDSFGGQLTADVTNGKLSIEAADGVSFNFADDSSGLFAAAGLNCYFSGTDAGDIAVNQNLQDHPELIAAGHVNGEGEANQGDNTTAQAIVNLADKDVTFYTARGSTTSTLGENLAGVVSQVGSDVSQAETQYSYASTLADSLDTQQESASGVNSDEEMTEMLRLQQDYQAASRMIQVSLDMMDTILGLK encoded by the coding sequence ATGGACAACCTGCTGAGCATAGCCCGCAACGCTCTGATGAACAGCCAGTACGCCATCACGGTGCACGGCAACAACATCTCCAACGAGAGCGTCGACGGCTACCGGGTCCGCACGGTCAACTACTCCGAGCTGCCCTCCGTCTCCACGAGCAAGGGGCAGGTCGGGACCGGGGCCACGATCGGCAGCGTGACCCGGCACCTGAACCAGTACCTGGAGGCGCAGTACCTGAAGGAGAACAGCCAGGCCAGCGGGTGGCAGACGCGCTACGACGCCCTGTCCCAGGTGGAGTCCCGCTTCGTGGAGGACGACACCTACGGCACCTCGGCCCTGCTGGACGACTTCTGGAACTCCTGGGCCGACCTCTCGGACGACCCGACGCTCACGGCCAACCGCACCGCGCTCCTGACCACCTCCGAGACCCTGACCACGCGGCTGAACGACCTTTCGGCCGACCTGGCCACGCAGCAGCAGGAGCTGGACCAGCAGATCGCCCAGGAGGTCGGCGAGACCAACGACATCATCGACCAGCTCGCGACCGTCAACAAGCAGATCGCCGCCTCGCCGGACAGCGACGACCTCCTGGACTCGCGCGACAGCCTTCTGCGCCAGCTCTCCGAGAAGGTGGACGTGCAGGTCATGTACCGCTCGGACGGCGAGGTCTACGTGACCACGGGCGCGGGGCAGTCCCTGGTGGACGGGGCCACGGCCTACAGGTTCGAGATCCAGGCGCCGCACGCCGCCGAGGCCCTGACACAGGACTCGGACTTCGCGGGCCAGATCAACTTCGAGGGCTCATCGCCCTACGAGTACACCGTGGAGGTCGTGGACGGCGGCACGGCGTCCGGCGGCAGCGGCGCGGCCGCCTTCCGCGTCTCCGTCGACGGCGGCTCCACCTGGCTGACCAACGACGACGGCACCGAGAAGCTCTTCACCGCCGGGGCCGAGGACGACTCCGTGGACATCGGCGGCGTCACGGTCTGGTTCAGCCAGTCCGGCGATCCGGATTCCGCCGAGACCTCGTCCCTGTCCGCGGGCGACCGGTTCACCATTCTGCCCAAGAACACCCTGGCCTGGGAGACCACGGCAGGCGGCCTCGTCAACGTCACGCCCCTGGACGACGAGGGCTCGGGCAACCGCATCAGCGGAGGCACCCTGGCCGGACTCTTCAGGGCGCGCGACCAGGTCGGGGAGTATTCCGAGGACCTCGACTCCTTCGCGAAGACGCTCATCTGGGAGGTCAACCGGCAGAACTCGCAAGGCGCGGGGCTCGACCCCCAGACCAGCGCCACGGGCATCTACCAGGCGGCGCACACGGACGTGCCCCTCTCGCAGAGCGGCCTGGCCTTCGCCGACCGGGTCACCTCGGGCGCCTTCTCCCTGGCGCTCTACGACTCGACCACGGGCGAGCCGCTCGGCACGACCACGGTGGACTTCTCGTCCATCAACCCTCCGGGGATCTCGACCTTCGACCCCGCGCAGCACTCCCTGGACGACGTGGCCGCGGCCATCAACGACTCCTTCGGCGGCCAGCTCACGGCCGACGTGACCAACGGCAAGCTGTCCATCGAGGCCGCGGACGGGGTCTCCTTCAACTTCGCGGACGACTCGTCCGGACTTTTCGCCGCGGCCGGGCTCAACTGCTACTTCTCGGGCACCGATGCCGGCGACATCGCCGTGAACCAGAACCTGCAGGACCACCCGGAGCTGATCGCCGCCGGGCACGTCAACGGCGAGGGCGAGGCCAACCAGGGCGACAACACCACGGCCCAGGCGATCGTCAATCTGGCCGACAAGGACGTCACCTTCTACACGGCCAGGGGCTCCACCACCTCCACGCTCGGCGAGAATCTCGCGGGCGTGGTCTCCCAGGTGGGCTCGGACGTCTCCCAGGCCGAGACCCAGTACAGCTATGCCAGCACCCTGGCAGACAGCCTCGACACGCAGCAGGAGTCCGCCTCGGGCGTGAACAGCGACGAGGAGATGACCGAGATGCTGCGTCTGCAGCAGGACTACCAGGCGGCCAGCCGCATGATTCAGGTCTCCCTGGACATGATGGACACCATCCTCGGCCTGAAGTGA
- a CDS encoding flagellar hook protein FlgE: MSLTGSLYAGISGLQAHSQKMSVIGNNLANTSTIGFKSSTMQFEDIFYQSVNTGAGIGQVGVGAGVAAIYSNFAQGSYESTSEATDVAIGGTGFFMVNNPNTDEMYYTRAGEFRFDNSGYLVDTNGYRVQGWQVKDGSSSGTVQTTGVSGDIQLKNFQSPPEATSTVSMLLNLDSSSDDDSANAANPFFSLFGNWDGTDSDTPIADSRYAYQNTITVYDENGSAQTLTVYCDPVKDASVVSNSGGNLQWEFIVACDPSEDGRTIGGQKVGSTSAAGLLMTGTLTFNAAGQLTGMSAYTLASGASGDLKDLSNWTTADLNDDGLPTFTANFTGEADASATGEANASAIAIDFGIHDSGSPTSWSGSASNASMVGNNPSMLDNFTSPKISALTTTSYDSSSTTISQSQDGYGPGFLTDISVNRDGVITGTYSNGQVLDLYVLTLASFTNPYGLSREGDNLFSATRESGAAVTGTANTGQLGSISSNTLEQSNVDTATEMVDLITTQRGFEANSKVITTADSMLSELIQLKR; this comes from the coding sequence ATGAGCCTGACCGGTTCCCTGTACGCGGGCATATCGGGCCTGCAGGCCCACAGCCAGAAGATGTCCGTGATCGGCAACAACCTGGCCAACACGAGCACCATCGGCTTCAAATCGTCGACCATGCAGTTCGAGGACATCTTCTACCAGTCCGTGAACACGGGCGCGGGCATCGGCCAGGTCGGCGTGGGCGCGGGAGTGGCCGCCATCTACTCCAACTTCGCCCAGGGCTCCTACGAGAGCACCTCCGAGGCCACGGACGTGGCCATCGGCGGCACGGGCTTCTTCATGGTCAACAATCCGAACACCGACGAGATGTACTACACCCGCGCCGGCGAGTTCCGCTTCGACAACAGCGGCTACCTCGTGGACACCAACGGCTACCGGGTGCAGGGCTGGCAGGTGAAGGACGGCTCCTCCTCCGGCACGGTGCAGACCACCGGCGTTTCCGGCGACATCCAGCTGAAGAACTTCCAGTCGCCCCCCGAGGCCACAAGCACGGTGAGCATGCTCCTGAACCTCGACTCATCGAGCGACGACGACTCCGCCAACGCCGCCAACCCCTTCTTCTCCCTGTTCGGCAACTGGGACGGCACGGACTCCGACACGCCCATCGCGGATTCCCGCTACGCCTACCAGAACACCATCACGGTCTACGACGAGAACGGCTCCGCGCAGACGCTCACGGTCTACTGCGACCCGGTCAAGGACGCGAGCGTGGTCTCCAACTCCGGCGGCAATCTGCAGTGGGAGTTCATCGTCGCCTGCGACCCGAGCGAGGACGGCCGGACCATCGGCGGGCAGAAGGTGGGCTCCACCTCGGCCGCGGGCCTGCTCATGACCGGCACCCTGACCTTCAACGCCGCGGGCCAGCTCACGGGCATGTCCGCCTACACCCTGGCCTCCGGCGCCTCGGGCGACCTGAAGGACCTCTCCAACTGGACAACGGCGGACCTGAACGACGACGGCCTGCCGACCTTCACGGCGAACTTCACGGGCGAGGCCGACGCGAGCGCGACGGGCGAGGCCAACGCCAGCGCCATCGCCATCGACTTCGGCATCCACGACAGCGGCTCGCCCACCTCGTGGAGCGGCAGCGCGTCCAACGCCTCCATGGTGGGCAACAATCCGTCCATGCTGGACAACTTCACGAGCCCGAAGATCAGCGCCCTGACCACCACCAGCTACGACTCGAGCTCCACGACCATCAGCCAGTCGCAGGACGGCTACGGCCCGGGCTTCCTGACGGACATCTCCGTCAACCGCGACGGCGTGATCACCGGCACCTACTCCAACGGCCAGGTGCTGGACCTCTACGTGCTGACGCTGGCGAGCTTCACCAACCCGTACGGGCTGAGCCGCGAGGGCGACAACCTCTTCTCGGCCACGCGCGAGTCAGGCGCCGCGGTCACGGGCACGGCCAACACCGGCCAGCTCGGCTCCATCTCCTCGAACACGCTCGAGCAGTCCAACGTGGACACGGCCACGGAGATGGTCGACCTGATCACCACGCAGCGCGGCTTCGAGGCCAACTCCAAGGTCATCACCACGGCCGACTCCATGCTCAGCGAGCTGATCCAGCTCAAGCGCTAG
- a CDS encoding flagellar hook assembly protein FlgD, translating to MIDTTSYINSLAKTASTSATDTTSTDSSSDLGKDDFLTLFVAQLENQDPLNPADNQDMVAQLAQFSSLEQLTNISSTLDSMSSSLTESQQINATSYIGKDVLASGNCVALASGSASNVTYTVPEDASNVVANIYDSSGNIVDSVSLGDVNQGEYDFAWDGKDYDGNVCDDGVYYVSFTGEDENGDSLSISSMVEGEVTGVSMSSGSVVLSLSDGRQVSLSNVYEVNNVTSDTSASDDDSSSSSDDSSSDDSGS from the coding sequence ATGATCGATACCACGAGCTACATCAACTCCTTAGCGAAGACGGCGTCCACGTCCGCGACGGACACGACGAGCACGGACTCCTCCTCGGACCTGGGCAAGGACGACTTCCTGACCCTCTTCGTCGCCCAGCTCGAGAACCAGGATCCCCTGAACCCGGCCGACAACCAGGACATGGTGGCGCAGCTGGCCCAGTTCTCGAGTCTCGAGCAGCTGACCAACATCTCCTCGACCCTGGACAGCATGTCCAGCTCCCTGACCGAGTCGCAGCAGATCAACGCGACCTCCTACATCGGCAAGGACGTGCTGGCCTCGGGCAACTGCGTCGCCCTGGCGAGCGGATCGGCCAGCAACGTGACCTACACGGTGCCGGAGGACGCCAGCAACGTCGTGGCCAACATCTACGATTCGAGCGGCAACATCGTGGACTCCGTGAGCCTCGGCGACGTGAATCAGGGCGAATACGACTTCGCCTGGGACGGCAAGGACTACGACGGCAACGTCTGCGACGACGGCGTCTACTACGTCTCCTTCACCGGAGAGGACGAGAACGGCGACTCGCTCTCCATCTCGAGCATGGTCGAGGGCGAGGTCACGGGCGTGTCCATGTCCAGCGGCTCGGTGGTCTTAAGCCTCTCGGACGGACGCCAGGTCTCCCTGTCCAACGTCTACGAAGTCAACAACGTCACGAGCGACACGAGCGCCTCGGACGACGATTCCTCGTCCTCATCAGACGACTCCTCGTCCGACGACTCGGGTTCTTGA
- a CDS encoding anti-sigma factor — MRLLRKRAEPKGCLNLDEMSAYLDGLLPRKLRNELEDHLAFCSACRRTVIDLRAILTSPDNEPVPECAEGLGDACAARLRLHSLADLATSA, encoded by the coding sequence ATGCGCCTGTTGCGGAAAAGAGCGGAACCCAAAGGCTGCCTGAACCTGGATGAGATGTCCGCCTACCTGGACGGGCTGCTCCCCAGGAAGCTCAGGAACGAGCTCGAGGACCACCTGGCCTTCTGCTCGGCCTGCCGCAGGACGGTCATCGACCTGCGCGCCATCCTGACCTCGCCGGACAACGAGCCCGTCCCGGAATGCGCCGAGGGCCTCGGCGACGCCTGCGCCGCCCGGCTGCGCCTGCACAGCCTCGCCGACCTCGCGACCAGCGCCTGA
- a CDS encoding B12-binding domain-containing radical SAM protein, translating into MRMTLAFPPFHLGSLYNLPPLGIINLATVLRGRGHEAAVLDFVLDIRRGRLAPGPDMYRDCARSILDTEPDAAAFSAQCATYPALVRIARELKRLRPSLPVIVGGHNATFVDRETLAAVPEIDIVARGEGEETVCGLADALAGARGSREWPEALTGVRGLTFRAADGAVVRTPERALLRDLDALPLPDYSVVQPLSAYREACGLSRSIAVLEVGRGCPHACVYCSESAFWRRRVRTFSPGRIVSEMRHLRDGHGADCFVLSFDQFTADREFVRAFCERVMEEGLHEETSWYCISRLDTVDDALLGLMREAGLESMCYGIDSGSARTLSFINKRIDPDLLQTRVAETTKHGIVPTLSFIVGFPDEERADVDATLLLALACAVQGNVSPLLQMPTVLAGTKLHRDYADRLAREVDTYFALGLEFDHGRRLAEDEALIASNPALFSSFYNLPCAGMELAELGRLSDAFPLLLNLYPRTFLLLCLAGRAVAAEPAAADTTAGGSPSLLFAAFLDFVAAREREQRGEGTGTEDEAGPLTARQCFEHFGAFAQEIMDRAGLGFDPERAWAHVLELARYESAGIRAARPRQEAPGHGPGAPGASGAPRGPLVQQGVLVQRFSCDIPQVIEDMRAGLWREAYPAEPVNLAFAYRGFGAGNGDGNGSGNISGDISGDAGGDGAGGELEVVRLNDFGRMYLELCDGRHAVPEIAALLRPLFGEELSPSAFAQTCEDAARTFRSLRFVTADSITQAMEDTPC; encoded by the coding sequence ATGCGCATGACCCTGGCCTTTCCGCCCTTTCATCTGGGCTCGCTCTACAATCTGCCGCCGCTCGGCATCATCAACCTGGCCACCGTGCTGCGCGGCCGGGGGCACGAGGCCGCGGTGCTCGACTTCGTCCTGGACATCCGCCGGGGCAGGCTCGCGCCCGGGCCGGACATGTACCGCGACTGCGCCCGCTCCATCCTCGACACCGAGCCGGACGCCGCGGCCTTCTCCGCGCAGTGCGCCACCTATCCGGCCCTCGTGCGCATCGCCCGGGAGCTCAAGCGCCTGCGGCCGTCCCTGCCCGTGATCGTGGGCGGCCACAACGCCACCTTCGTGGACCGGGAGACGCTTGCGGCCGTGCCCGAGATCGACATCGTGGCGCGCGGCGAGGGCGAGGAGACGGTCTGCGGGCTGGCCGACGCCCTGGCCGGGGCGAGGGGATCGAGGGAATGGCCCGAGGCCCTGACGGGCGTGCGCGGCCTGACCTTCCGCGCCGCGGACGGCGCCGTGGTGCGCACGCCCGAGCGCGCCCTGCTGCGCGACCTCGACGCCCTGCCCCTGCCGGACTACTCCGTGGTGCAGCCGCTCTCCGCCTACCGCGAGGCCTGCGGCCTTTCGCGCAGCATCGCGGTGCTCGAGGTGGGCCGGGGCTGCCCGCACGCCTGCGTCTACTGCTCGGAGTCCGCCTTCTGGCGGCGGCGCGTGCGCACCTTCTCGCCCGGGCGCATCGTCTCCGAGATGCGCCACCTGCGCGACGGCCACGGGGCCGACTGCTTCGTGCTCTCCTTCGACCAGTTCACCGCGGACCGGGAATTCGTGCGCGCGTTCTGCGAGCGGGTCATGGAGGAGGGGCTGCACGAGGAGACGAGCTGGTACTGCATCTCGCGCCTGGACACCGTGGACGACGCCCTGCTCGGCCTGATGCGCGAGGCAGGGCTCGAGTCCATGTGCTACGGCATCGACTCCGGCTCGGCCAGGACGCTCTCCTTCATCAACAAACGCATCGACCCGGACCTCCTGCAGACCCGCGTGGCCGAGACCACGAAACACGGCATCGTGCCCACGCTGTCCTTCATCGTCGGCTTCCCGGACGAGGAGCGCGCGGACGTGGACGCGACGCTCCTGCTGGCGCTCGCCTGCGCCGTGCAGGGCAACGTCAGCCCGCTGCTGCAGATGCCCACGGTCCTGGCCGGAACGAAGCTGCACCGCGACTACGCGGACAGGCTGGCGCGCGAGGTGGACACCTACTTCGCCCTGGGCCTCGAGTTCGACCACGGCAGGCGGCTGGCCGAGGACGAGGCCCTCATCGCCTCGAACCCGGCGCTCTTCTCGAGCTTCTACAACCTGCCCTGCGCGGGCATGGAGCTCGCCGAGCTCGGCCGCCTGAGCGACGCCTTCCCCCTGCTCCTGAACCTCTATCCGCGGACCTTCCTGCTCCTCTGCCTCGCGGGGCGGGCCGTGGCCGCGGAACCGGCGGCCGCGGACACCACGGCCGGAGGCTCGCCCTCCCTGCTCTTCGCGGCCTTCCTCGACTTTGTGGCCGCGCGAGAGAGGGAGCAGCGGGGGGAGGGCACAGGCACGGAAGACGAGGCGGGTCCGCTCACGGCCCGGCAGTGCTTCGAGCACTTCGGGGCCTTCGCGCAGGAGATCATGGACCGGGCCGGGCTCGGCTTCGACCCGGAGCGCGCCTGGGCCCATGTCCTCGAGCTGGCGCGCTACGAGAGCGCCGGGATCAGGGCCGCGCGGCCCCGGCAGGAGGCCCCCGGACATGGACCGGGCGCACCGGGCGCATCGGGGGCGCCGCGCGGGCCTCTCGTGCAACAGGGCGTGCTGGTGCAGCGCTTCTCCTGCGACATCCCGCAGGTCATCGAGGACATGCGCGCGGGTCTGTGGCGCGAGGCCTACCCGGCCGAGCCCGTGAACCTGGCCTTCGCCTACCGGGGCTTCGGGGCGGGGAACGGGGACGGCAACGGATCGGGAAACATTTCCGGCGACATTTCCGGCGACGCGGGGGGCGACGGCGCGGGCGGCGAGCTCGAGGTGGTCAGGCTGAACGACTTCGGCCGCATGTACCTCGAGCTGTGCGACGGCCGCCACGCCGTGCCCGAGATCGCGGCCCTGCTCAGGCCCCTGTTCGGGGAGGAGCTGAGCCCCTCCGCCTTCGCCCAAACGTGTGAGGACGCCGCACGGACGTTCCGCTCCCTGCGCTTCGTCACGGCGGACTCGATAACCCAAGCAATGGAGGACACCCCATGCTGA
- a CDS encoding methyltransferase domain-containing protein, whose translation MRIELLSLLACPDCRFGRLEETLLSGRSAWSGGSPLVLERGARTHDGDVIEGALRCPACGASYPIDDGLAVLLPSSCRASPPPEPGKSGTAGYESEAVLGAYMWSSFGDFAAPARNEDQEPPCGAAPGAAYARWGEMLGPGPSPALDAGCGVGRSTLELAARRGLCVGVELSERFARAARRLLADGSFECSLTEQGRLTRPLKVVLPERLRHVRAEFVVADAMALPFRSGAFACAASLNLLDRLPRPLDHVRELDRVLAARGVELLLADPFSWSEDIAPEERWLGGTALGPFAGRSEDVVPGLLGGEGGHLAAPLAVRGREAVPWTLRTHRNHYENIMSQTFLAER comes from the coding sequence ATGCGCATAGAACTCCTGAGCCTTCTCGCCTGCCCGGACTGCCGCTTCGGCCGCCTCGAGGAAACCCTCCTCTCCGGCCGCTCGGCCTGGTCCGGCGGCTCCCCCCTGGTGCTCGAGCGCGGCGCGCGCACGCATGACGGCGACGTCATCGAGGGCGCCCTGCGCTGCCCGGCCTGCGGCGCCTCCTATCCCATAGACGACGGCCTGGCCGTGCTCCTCCCGTCATCGTGCCGGGCGTCCCCGCCGCCCGAGCCGGGCAAGTCGGGGACGGCCGGGTACGAGAGCGAAGCCGTGCTCGGCGCCTACATGTGGAGCAGCTTCGGCGACTTCGCCGCCCCCGCGCGGAACGAAGACCAGGAGCCGCCCTGCGGCGCGGCCCCGGGCGCGGCCTACGCGCGCTGGGGCGAGATGCTCGGCCCCGGCCCCTCGCCCGCCCTGGACGCGGGCTGCGGCGTGGGCCGCTCCACCCTGGAGCTGGCCGCGCGACGGGGGCTGTGCGTCGGCGTGGAGCTCTCCGAGCGCTTCGCGCGCGCCGCGCGCCGCCTGCTCGCGGACGGTTCCTTCGAGTGCAGCCTCACGGAGCAGGGACGCCTCACGCGGCCGCTCAAAGTCGTCCTGCCCGAGCGGCTGCGCCACGTGCGCGCGGAATTCGTGGTCGCGGACGCCATGGCCCTGCCGTTTCGCAGCGGGGCCTTCGCCTGCGCCGCGTCCCTGAACCTCCTGGACCGGCTGCCCCGTCCCCTGGACCACGTGCGGGAGCTGGACCGCGTGCTGGCCGCGCGCGGCGTGGAGCTCCTGCTCGCTGATCCTTTCTCCTGGTCCGAGGATATCGCGCCCGAGGAGCGCTGGCTCGGCGGCACCGCCCTCGGCCCCTTCGCCGGGCGCAGCGAGGACGTGGTGCCCGGGCTGCTCGGCGGCGAGGGAGGCCACCTGGCCGCGCCCCTCGCCGTGCGCGGGCGCGAGGCCGTGCCCTGGACCCTGCGCACGCACAGGAACCACTACGAGAATATAATGAGCCAGACCTTCCTGGCGGAACGCTGA